In one window of Maribacter sp. BPC-D8 DNA:
- a CDS encoding pyridoxal phosphate-dependent aminotransferase, with amino-acid sequence MKTTVNRRNWLKRGVLTAAGVMAAPYLTYGAFPSQPITVDAKGNIPYTPFFKEYLPYVPTQPLELAAKLNANENPYGPSPMAVSAMQEYAPKGNRYAWKELYQLMDKIAVEEGVKQENIMMGPGSSDLLEKTAMVFFQNGGNIVSADPAYMSLIKVAEATGATWKPIPLKKDWSHDLAAMEAAVDDDTKLIYICNPNNPTGSMTDHAELIDFCSRVSEKTPIFIDEAYLGFLDDAAEKSMVSLINEGKNVIIARTFSKIQGMAGLRVGYVVAQTETLDIIQKITRGGMGISLPSVYAAMASMEDVAFKDKTRKLNKECREYVYENLDRLGFEYVPSSTSFIIFPIEMDGKPFLEKMTSEGVGVRAFEIYGKNWCRVSMGTMDEMKLFTTALEKVLV; translated from the coding sequence ATGAAAACTACAGTAAACAGAAGAAATTGGCTTAAAAGAGGTGTTCTTACCGCAGCAGGTGTAATGGCAGCTCCTTATTTAACCTATGGAGCTTTTCCGTCGCAACCTATTACGGTAGATGCAAAAGGAAACATTCCTTACACTCCGTTTTTCAAAGAGTATTTACCATATGTACCAACGCAGCCTCTAGAGCTTGCGGCGAAATTAAACGCAAACGAAAACCCATACGGACCATCACCTATGGCCGTTTCTGCTATGCAAGAATATGCACCAAAAGGAAACCGTTATGCTTGGAAAGAGTTGTATCAGTTGATGGATAAAATTGCAGTTGAAGAAGGTGTCAAGCAAGAGAATATTATGATGGGTCCTGGGTCATCTGATTTACTAGAAAAAACAGCCATGGTCTTCTTTCAAAATGGAGGAAATATTGTTTCTGCAGACCCGGCATACATGTCACTGATTAAAGTCGCGGAAGCTACAGGCGCAACATGGAAACCCATTCCACTTAAAAAAGATTGGTCTCATGATTTAGCAGCAATGGAAGCTGCCGTTGATGATGATACGAAATTGATTTATATCTGTAACCCTAATAATCCAACAGGTAGTATGACGGATCATGCAGAACTCATTGATTTCTGTTCTCGTGTATCTGAAAAGACTCCGATTTTTATTGATGAAGCCTATCTTGGTTTTTTAGACGATGCTGCAGAAAAGAGTATGGTTTCACTTATCAACGAAGGTAAAAATGTAATCATTGCACGTACTTTTTCTAAAATTCAAGGTATGGCTGGTTTACGTGTCGGTTATGTAGTTGCACAAACAGAAACATTAGATATCATCCAGAAAATTACCCGTGGCGGCATGGGTATCTCACTACCATCTGTATATGCTGCAATGGCTAGCATGGAAGATGTTGCCTTTAAAGATAAAACTAGAAAACTAAATAAAGAGTGTAGAGAGTATGTATATGAAAATCTAGATCGATTAGGTTTCGAATATGTGCCTTCCTCTACAAGTTTTATCATTTTCCCAATTGAAATGGACGGTAAACCTTTCTTAGAAAAAATGACATCTGAAGGTGTTGGCGTAAGAGCATTTGAAATCTACGGAAAAAACTGGTGTCGTGTAAGTATGGGTACTATGGATGAAATGAAACTATTTACAACTGCACTAGAAAAAGTGCTCGTATAA
- a CDS encoding COG2426 family protein, with protein sequence MLKDILIAALWSISPLGEAKVGIPYGLLQGGNIYVVFIVCFLANVMVFPIMMFFLNTVNRYLLRWHFYKKNALFVARRAKTGSGNQIKKYGFYGLIFFVMLPVPGTGVYAGSIASYLFKIERKKAFLANTIGIFLSSLIVWATTLLTMKGMA encoded by the coding sequence TTGTTGAAAGATATACTTATAGCAGCACTTTGGAGTATCTCCCCATTAGGAGAGGCTAAAGTTGGTATACCCTATGGTCTTCTACAGGGTGGTAATATTTATGTGGTCTTTATAGTTTGTTTTTTAGCTAATGTTATGGTGTTTCCTATCATGATGTTTTTCTTAAACACCGTAAATAGGTATTTACTTAGGTGGCATTTTTATAAGAAGAATGCATTATTCGTTGCAAGACGAGCAAAAACAGGTTCTGGGAATCAGATTAAAAAATACGGATTTTACGGACTCATTTTTTTCGTAATGTTACCCGTACCAGGTACTGGTGTATACGCTGGTAGTATTGCTAGTTATCTTTTTAAGATAGAAAGAAAAAAAGCCTTTTTAGCAAATACCATTGGTATATTTTTATCTTCTTTAATTGTTTGGGCAACTACTTTGTTGACCATGAAGGGTATGGCGTAA
- a CDS encoding Gfo/Idh/MocA family protein, which yields MTKKNSRRSFIKRASITSAALSTTPFLLAASKNETQLLHRNYSFQDFGINDQINIALIGTGIQGIYDTQAALQVAGIKLVAACDLYTGRLDRAKELWGQDIFVTRDFREILNRKDIDAVLIATPDHWHQTITVAALKAGKHVYCEKPMVQNFNEGQEIIKAQKDSGKICQIGSQGMSSLGNEKAKALYEDGAIGDIVMLDMYNDRYSAEGAWQYPIPTDANSKTVDFDTFLGSAPKVPFDNNRFFRWRNYQDYGTGVAGDLFVHAFSTLNYVISSDGPNRALATGGLRYWKDGRDVPDVSITLYDYPKTATHAPFNAAFRINFIAGSGGGGGFKLIGTEGEMEIGQNSVTVNRSKLGMEPSGYSMISFTEDMQAKIRAEYASKKLDTRASSLATGTTTWQAPRDYKGAHYDHFFNFFTSIRNNGKVIQDPKFGLRAAGAALLANESYSRKQPVDWNPTEMKLL from the coding sequence ATGACAAAAAAGAATTCTAGAAGGTCGTTTATTAAACGAGCTTCAATTACCTCTGCCGCATTAAGTACAACTCCATTTCTTCTTGCAGCATCAAAAAATGAAACTCAGCTCTTACATAGAAATTATTCTTTTCAAGACTTTGGCATAAATGACCAAATTAACATAGCTCTTATAGGCACAGGTATTCAAGGTATTTATGACACACAAGCAGCTTTACAAGTTGCTGGTATAAAATTAGTAGCCGCATGTGATTTATATACAGGCAGACTTGACCGAGCAAAAGAGCTTTGGGGACAAGATATTTTTGTAACAAGAGATTTCCGAGAAATTTTAAATAGAAAAGATATTGATGCCGTTTTAATAGCAACACCAGATCATTGGCACCAAACTATAACCGTAGCTGCTCTAAAAGCAGGCAAGCATGTGTATTGTGAAAAGCCAATGGTTCAAAACTTCAATGAAGGTCAAGAGATTATTAAAGCTCAAAAAGATTCAGGTAAAATATGTCAAATTGGTAGTCAAGGAATGTCATCGCTCGGTAATGAAAAAGCCAAAGCACTTTATGAAGATGGAGCAATTGGCGATATTGTGATGTTAGATATGTACAATGATCGATATTCTGCGGAAGGTGCTTGGCAATATCCAATACCTACAGATGCCAATTCTAAGACTGTTGATTTTGATACCTTTTTGGGGAGCGCACCAAAAGTACCATTTGATAACAATCGGTTTTTTAGATGGAGAAACTATCAAGATTATGGTACCGGTGTTGCCGGAGATTTATTCGTACATGCATTCTCTACCCTAAACTATGTAATAAGTTCAGACGGACCGAACAGAGCTTTGGCAACTGGTGGACTCCGTTATTGGAAAGACGGTAGAGACGTACCCGATGTTTCCATTACACTTTATGATTATCCAAAAACAGCAACCCATGCTCCTTTTAATGCCGCTTTTCGTATCAATTTCATCGCAGGTAGTGGCGGTGGTGGCGGATTCAAATTAATTGGCACCGAAGGCGAAATGGAAATAGGTCAGAATTCGGTTACTGTAAATCGCTCTAAATTAGGTATGGAACCTAGCGGATATTCTATGATATCATTTACAGAAGACATGCAAGCTAAAATAAGAGCGGAATACGCTTCTAAAAAATTAGATACTAGAGCAAGTAGCTTAGCTACAGGTACAACTACTTGGCAAGCACCGAGGGATTATAAAGGAGCACATTATGATCACTTCTTTAATTTCTTTACGAGTATAAGAAATAATGGGAAAGTAATACAAGATCCAAAATTCGGATTAAGAGCTGCAGGTGCGGCACTATTGGCAAATGAGAGTTATTCAAGAAAACAGCCCGTAGACTGGAATCCGACCGAAATGAAATTACTATAA
- a CDS encoding pyruvate kinase — MDTLNIGDKLYNVEQNGFNDFARYSFSEVVRLTETLAVLKNGVRLINRPKQSYIIEDVGYSVNRNKGSHWHIVSLKAIRNAQIENEKIRIHDWFEEKQFTLKEKQHIYKMFKTEEGQ; from the coding sequence ATGGATACCCTTAATATTGGTGATAAATTATATAATGTCGAGCAGAATGGTTTTAACGATTTTGCCAGATATTCTTTCTCTGAAGTTGTTCGACTTACCGAAACCCTAGCGGTTTTGAAAAACGGAGTACGTCTTATTAATAGACCAAAACAATCGTACATTATAGAAGATGTTGGCTATTCTGTGAATAGAAATAAGGGGTCGCATTGGCATATTGTTTCTTTAAAAGCAATTAGAAACGCCCAGATAGAAAATGAAAAAATAAGAATTCATGACTGGTTTGAAGAGAAACAATTTACCCTGAAAGAAAAGCAACATATCTATAAGATGTTCAAAACTGAAGAAGGTCAATAA
- the hutH gene encoding histidine ammonia-lyase, which yields MSKQTFKLGEDWLTAGKAMQIVHGEIIPILSKATEDKITKSWKIVQNIVDKGDPVYGINTGFGPLCTTKISKSETNILQTNILQSHSVGVGDPIAKDIAKLMLILKAQSLAKGYSGIALNTLKRIIWHIDNDAIPVVPSQGSVGASGDLAPLSHLFLPLIGLGKVEYKNETITTKTLFELTGLTPIALGPKEGLALINGTQFIAAHAVKVVAQLHSILAQADVIGAMMIEGLQGSVKPFYNELHALRPFKGNVHVAKRVKKLLKGSEIMEAHVDCEKVQDPYSIRCIPQVHGASRTAWLHLKELLEVELNSVTDNPVIIDEELTISGGNFHGQPLAMALDYACLAASEIGNISDRRIYLSLEGNSPGVPKLLMNDTGINSGYMILQYTTAALASENKGLCFPSSADSIPTSLGQEDHVSMGSIGGRKALQVIGNVEKILAIELLTAAQAFEFRKPLKSGIYLDEVHNAVREQVPFASKDRVFSDDIEKGIAMIKNQTILKVIDRVQAEHNISLKTKHSEEFENY from the coding sequence ATGAGTAAACAGACGTTTAAATTGGGTGAAGATTGGCTAACGGCCGGTAAAGCAATGCAAATTGTTCATGGTGAAATTATCCCCATATTGTCTAAAGCTACAGAGGACAAAATAACTAAAAGCTGGAAAATTGTACAGAACATTGTAGATAAAGGTGATCCTGTTTATGGTATAAATACAGGGTTCGGTCCGTTATGTACAACCAAGATTTCTAAGTCAGAAACTAATATTCTACAGACCAATATACTTCAAAGTCACAGTGTAGGCGTTGGTGACCCAATCGCTAAAGACATTGCAAAATTGATGCTCATTCTTAAAGCACAATCATTGGCAAAAGGTTATTCGGGCATTGCCCTGAACACTTTAAAAAGAATTATTTGGCATATCGATAATGATGCTATACCTGTAGTACCATCGCAAGGATCGGTTGGTGCATCTGGTGATCTGGCTCCGCTTTCCCATTTATTTCTACCACTTATTGGTTTAGGTAAGGTAGAATACAAGAATGAAACCATAACCACGAAAACACTTTTTGAACTAACAGGATTAACACCAATCGCTCTTGGACCAAAAGAAGGTCTAGCACTTATAAACGGCACCCAATTTATAGCAGCACATGCCGTAAAAGTGGTAGCTCAATTACATTCTATTCTAGCTCAGGCAGATGTCATTGGCGCTATGATGATAGAAGGTTTGCAAGGTTCTGTAAAACCATTTTATAACGAGCTTCATGCACTGCGCCCTTTTAAAGGGAATGTACATGTAGCAAAACGCGTAAAAAAATTATTGAAAGGCTCTGAAATCATGGAAGCCCATGTAGATTGCGAAAAAGTACAAGACCCCTACTCCATTCGTTGTATTCCGCAAGTTCATGGTGCTTCAAGAACAGCATGGTTACACCTTAAAGAATTATTAGAAGTTGAATTAAACTCGGTTACCGACAATCCAGTAATTATTGATGAAGAATTGACCATTAGTGGTGGTAATTTTCACGGTCAGCCATTAGCAATGGCTTTGGATTATGCTTGTTTAGCGGCATCTGAAATCGGTAATATATCTGACCGTCGCATTTATTTATCCTTAGAAGGTAATAGTCCCGGTGTACCAAAACTACTCATGAACGATACTGGTATCAATTCCGGATACATGATTTTGCAGTATACCACCGCAGCTTTGGCAAGTGAAAATAAGGGACTTTGTTTTCCGTCAAGCGCAGATAGTATTCCTACATCTTTAGGTCAAGAAGACCATGTAAGTATGGGGTCTATTGGTGGTAGAAAGGCGTTACAGGTTATTGGTAATGTTGAGAAGATATTGGCAATTGAATTACTGACCGCTGCCCAAGCTTTTGAATTTAGAAAACCTTTAAAATCGGGTATTTATTTAGACGAAGTACATAATGCAGTACGTGAGCAAGTGCCTTTCGCTAGTAAAGACCGTGTATTTTCTGATGATATTGAAAAGGGTATTGCCATGATTAAAAATCAAACAATACTAAAAGTTATAGACCGTGTACAAGCAGAACATAACATATCTTTAAAGACAAAACACTCAGAAGAGTTCGAAAACTACTAA
- a CDS encoding urocanate hydratase, with product MDFKAQIQIGIPTELPLKKERSSAVSHAPNRKQILSKEEKQLAIRNALRYFPADWHAVLAPEFAEELQTYGRIYMYRFQPSYEMHARAISAYPAQTSHAAAIMLMIQNNLDPAVAQHPQELITYGGNGAVFQNWAQYLLTMQYLSEMTNEQTLHIYSGHPMGLFPSSKEAPRVVVTNGMMIPNYSKQDDWEKYNALGVTQYGQMTAGSYMYIGPQGIVHGTAITVMNAFRKVLKTDENPNGKIFLTAGLGGMSGAQPKAGNIAGCITICVEVNPLAAKKRHEQGWVDELINDIDVLVVRTKEATSKNEVVSLAFIGNVVDVWERFFKEDIFIHLGSDQTSLHNPWAGGYYPAGLSFEESNTLMNQNPEAFKTKVQESLRRHADTINLHTKKGTYFFDYGNAFLLEASRAGADVMAENKIDFKYPSYVQDILGPMCFDYGFGPFRWVCSSGKIEDLQKTDAIALRVLKEIKKDAPAEIQQQLSDNIKWISEAEQNRLVVGSKARILYADAEGRAKIALAFNEAIENGALSDAIILGRDHHDVSGTDSPYRETSNIYDGSKFTADMAIHNVIGDSFRGATWVSIHNGGGVGWGEVTNGGFGMVLDGSKDAERKLKNMLFYDVNNGIARRSWARNKEAMFALQREMERTKTLKVTIPNLVDNKLLDDLF from the coding sequence ATGGATTTTAAAGCACAAATACAGATTGGGATACCTACTGAATTGCCTCTAAAAAAGGAACGTTCTTCAGCGGTTAGTCACGCGCCAAACCGAAAGCAGATACTTTCTAAAGAAGAGAAGCAATTGGCGATTAGAAATGCGTTGCGCTATTTTCCGGCGGACTGGCATGCTGTTTTGGCTCCTGAATTTGCCGAAGAGCTACAGACGTATGGTAGAATTTATATGTATCGCTTTCAACCCTCTTATGAGATGCATGCAAGAGCTATATCAGCATATCCCGCACAAACGAGTCACGCTGCGGCAATTATGCTCATGATTCAAAATAATCTGGATCCTGCCGTTGCACAGCATCCACAAGAACTCATTACTTATGGTGGTAATGGTGCTGTATTTCAGAATTGGGCGCAATATCTGTTGACCATGCAGTACTTGTCAGAAATGACTAACGAGCAGACCTTACATATCTACTCTGGTCATCCTATGGGGTTGTTTCCCTCATCAAAAGAAGCTCCAAGAGTTGTGGTAACGAACGGAATGATGATTCCGAATTACTCAAAACAAGACGATTGGGAAAAGTACAATGCGCTTGGCGTAACCCAATATGGTCAAATGACTGCGGGTTCTTATATGTACATTGGTCCGCAAGGTATTGTTCATGGCACAGCGATTACAGTTATGAACGCTTTTAGAAAGGTGTTAAAAACGGATGAAAATCCCAATGGAAAAATATTCTTAACTGCAGGTTTAGGCGGAATGAGCGGTGCACAACCAAAAGCTGGTAACATTGCCGGATGCATTACTATTTGCGTAGAGGTGAATCCGCTTGCGGCAAAGAAAAGACATGAACAAGGGTGGGTAGATGAATTGATTAATGATATAGATGTTTTAGTAGTAAGAACAAAAGAAGCCACATCTAAAAACGAAGTGGTATCACTTGCATTTATAGGCAATGTGGTTGATGTTTGGGAACGTTTCTTTAAGGAGGACATATTCATTCACCTCGGTTCTGATCAAACCTCATTACACAACCCCTGGGCAGGCGGCTATTACCCTGCCGGATTATCTTTTGAGGAATCGAATACACTGATGAATCAGAATCCGGAAGCTTTCAAGACAAAAGTTCAAGAATCGTTACGCAGACATGCCGATACTATAAACCTACATACCAAAAAAGGGACTTATTTCTTTGATTACGGAAATGCCTTTTTGTTGGAAGCTTCAAGAGCAGGTGCCGATGTTATGGCAGAAAACAAAATAGATTTCAAGTATCCTTCTTATGTACAAGATATTTTAGGCCCCATGTGTTTCGATTACGGCTTCGGACCATTTCGTTGGGTATGCTCTTCAGGAAAAATAGAAGATTTACAGAAAACAGATGCCATTGCATTACGTGTTCTAAAGGAAATTAAAAAAGATGCTCCGGCTGAAATTCAGCAACAACTATCAGATAATATAAAATGGATATCTGAAGCCGAACAAAATAGATTGGTCGTAGGTTCAAAAGCTAGAATTTTATATGCCGATGCAGAAGGCAGGGCAAAAATAGCACTGGCATTCAATGAGGCAATCGAAAATGGAGCATTAAGTGATGCCATCATATTAGGTAGAGACCACCATGATGTAAGTGGTACAGATTCACCTTACCGCGAAACAAGCAACATCTACGACGGAAGTAAATTTACTGCAGATATGGCTATACATAATGTTATTGGCGACAGTTTTAGAGGTGCAACCTGGGTTTCTATACACAACGGTGGCGGAGTTGGCTGGGGAGAAGTCACCAATGGTGGATTCGGAATGGTTCTAGACGGATCTAAAGATGCCGAAAGAAAATTGAAAAATATGCTTTTCTATGATGTAAACAACGGAATTGCAAGACGTAGCTGGGCGAGGAATAAAGAGGCAATGTTTGCCTTACAACGCGAAATGGAGCGAACAAAAACATTAAAAGTTACCATACCAAATTTGGTTGACAACAAGCTTTTAGATGACTTATTTTAA
- the hutG gene encoding formimidoylglutamase, giving the protein MPNYKLANKENWKGRSSKKQLYLHEKVQFSSIYEPVITSDTKTIALLGYSSDEGVKRNLGRVGAAMGPDAIRKQLGKMANHLKPNTQLIDFGNLECKDENLEKLQADLSSSVSTLIENKTIPIILGGSHDLAYGNYNGLATHLKSGEKLGIINFDAHFDLRANTNGNNSGTPFYQIAVEQEAKNEEIKYMALGIRKDANTKELFDFAESKKVNYLLQEHFSINYLEHVQLRLIQFMEDVDYIYTTIDLDGFSSAFAPGVSAASPMGFYPDVVLESLKLIIESGKLLGLDVVELNPNYDIDDQTAKLAASLVHYVIHKL; this is encoded by the coding sequence ATGCCAAACTATAAGTTAGCGAATAAAGAAAATTGGAAAGGACGTTCTTCTAAGAAGCAGCTCTATTTACACGAGAAAGTACAATTCTCAAGCATTTACGAGCCTGTTATAACTTCAGACACCAAAACCATTGCTTTATTAGGCTATAGCAGTGATGAAGGGGTGAAGAGAAATTTAGGCAGGGTTGGCGCAGCTATGGGTCCTGATGCTATTCGTAAGCAATTGGGCAAAATGGCTAATCACCTTAAACCTAATACCCAATTAATAGATTTCGGAAATTTAGAATGTAAAGATGAAAATCTAGAAAAATTACAAGCAGACTTATCTTCGAGCGTAAGCACTTTGATTGAAAATAAAACCATCCCTATTATACTAGGCGGCAGTCATGATCTTGCCTACGGAAATTATAACGGTCTAGCTACTCATTTAAAAAGTGGCGAAAAACTAGGCATCATAAATTTCGATGCCCATTTCGATTTAAGAGCAAATACCAATGGCAATAATTCAGGCACACCTTTTTATCAAATTGCAGTAGAACAAGAAGCCAAAAATGAGGAAATAAAGTATATGGCTCTGGGTATTCGAAAAGATGCGAACACTAAAGAATTGTTTGACTTTGCCGAATCAAAAAAAGTAAACTATCTACTTCAAGAACATTTCAGCATAAATTATTTAGAGCACGTGCAACTACGGCTTATTCAATTTATGGAAGATGTAGATTATATATACACAACAATAGACCTTGACGGATTTTCATCTGCCTTTGCACCAGGTGTAAGTGCGGCATCGCCAATGGGTTTCTATCCAGATGTTGTTTTAGAAAGTTTGAAATTGATCATTGAGTCGGGTAAACTACTTGGTTTAGATGTAGTAGAATTAAACCCTAATTATGATATTGATGACCAGACTGCAAAACTAGCTGCCTCTTTGGTTCATTACGTAATTCATAAGCTATAG
- the hutI gene encoding imidazolonepropionase — translation MTKRTLIGPFVQIIPMTGIKLKGAISDHELEVIVDGGILIEDNLIAATGNFEDLKLKYPDVDITLLNGNHVCVPGFVDAHTHICFGGSRAKDYAMRNAGKSYLEIAHAGGGIWDTVTQTRKSTIEELTKNTIKRANRHLKNGTTTIEVKSGYGLTVDEELKMLRAIKEANEQALPELISTCLAAHMLPKDFEGTENEYLKMISEELFPILKEENLTHRIDAFIEQSAFSADDIQAYFSKATDMNFDITVHADQFSAGGSKVAVDFNAISADHLEASGDTEIALLAQSDTISVALPGASIGLGCDFTPARKLLDAGAALAIASDHNPGSAPMGDLLTQASILGTFQKLSNAEILAGITFRAAAALKLTDRGKLEAGLLADLAVFHSDNYQDILYNQGNLKPCMVWKNGELVFDRHK, via the coding sequence ATGACAAAAAGAACACTTATAGGTCCGTTTGTACAGATCATACCCATGACGGGAATAAAGCTTAAAGGAGCCATTTCTGATCATGAACTTGAAGTGATTGTTGACGGCGGAATTTTAATCGAAGACAACCTCATCGCAGCCACAGGTAATTTTGAGGACTTAAAATTAAAATATCCTGATGTAGATATTACCCTATTAAATGGCAACCATGTTTGTGTACCCGGTTTCGTTGATGCTCATACACATATTTGTTTTGGTGGATCTCGTGCTAAAGATTACGCCATGCGAAATGCAGGAAAATCATATTTAGAAATTGCACATGCCGGAGGTGGTATTTGGGATACTGTTACCCAAACCAGAAAATCCACAATAGAAGAACTGACTAAAAATACCATAAAAAGAGCTAATCGTCATCTTAAAAACGGAACAACAACAATAGAGGTTAAAAGTGGTTACGGATTAACTGTCGATGAAGAGTTGAAAATGCTTCGCGCAATTAAAGAAGCCAATGAACAAGCATTACCAGAATTGATTTCTACTTGCCTTGCAGCGCATATGTTACCTAAAGATTTTGAGGGAACAGAGAATGAGTATTTAAAAATGATAAGTGAGGAGTTATTCCCCATTCTTAAAGAAGAAAACCTAACACACCGTATTGATGCGTTCATTGAACAAAGCGCTTTTTCTGCAGATGATATACAGGCATATTTTTCAAAAGCTACCGACATGAATTTTGATATTACCGTGCATGCAGACCAATTTTCTGCAGGTGGCAGTAAAGTAGCAGTTGATTTTAATGCAATCAGTGCAGACCATTTAGAGGCAAGCGGAGATACAGAAATAGCATTATTAGCACAAAGCGATACTATATCTGTTGCACTACCAGGTGCTTCAATCGGTTTAGGATGCGATTTTACTCCAGCACGTAAATTGCTAGATGCAGGTGCGGCACTTGCAATCGCGAGTGATCATAACCCTGGATCTGCACCTATGGGTGATTTATTGACACAAGCTAGTATTCTTGGAACATTTCAAAAACTGAGTAATGCCGAGATTCTAGCAGGAATCACTTTTAGAGCAGCAGCAGCTTTGAAATTGACCGACCGAGGAAAATTAGAAGCGGGATTACTAGCTGACCTAGCCGTATTTCATTCAGATAACTATCAAGATATATTATACAATCAAGGGAATCTAAAGCCATGTATGGTTTGGAAAAATGGGGAGTTGGTTTTTGATAGACATAAGTAG
- a CDS encoding Lrp/AsnC family transcriptional regulator yields the protein MRNKLDQVDFNILNILAENAQTPYTDVAKKLIVSPGTVHMRMRKMREMGLITGATLSLDYAKMGWKMTIFLGIFLSEISLFKKVMKRLNEIEEVVKIHHVTGKYDIFIKMHARDSFHYKQVYQDEILSISGIRGIESFISIEENLERHIQFVEVEED from the coding sequence ATGAGGAATAAATTAGACCAAGTTGATTTTAATATTTTAAACATTTTAGCTGAAAATGCGCAGACTCCATATACAGACGTAGCCAAGAAATTGATAGTTTCTCCGGGTACGGTACATATGCGAATGCGAAAGATGCGAGAGATGGGTTTAATTACTGGAGCGACCTTAAGTTTAGATTATGCTAAAATGGGTTGGAAGATGACTATTTTCTTAGGAATATTCTTGAGTGAAATTAGCCTGTTCAAAAAGGTGATGAAGCGGTTAAACGAAATTGAAGAGGTGGTTAAAATACACCACGTAACCGGTAAGTACGACATCTTTATAAAAATGCATGCTAGAGATAGTTTTCACTACAAGCAAGTGTATCAAGATGAAATTCTTAGTATTTCAGGTATACGTGGTATAGAATCTTTTATATCAATTGAAGAGAATTTGGAACGCCACATTCAATTCGTAGAAGTAGAAGAAGATTAA
- a CDS encoding LysR family transcriptional regulator, with product MSNQIELRHLTYFLAVAQELHFRKAAEKLFISQPGLSRQIKQMEEILETQLFERNKKKVALTPAGHYLKMEVEYIFNHLEKVERQLKLVGDGSSGELRIGFLGSAMQQVIPELLLGIKEKYPKVKTSLEELSNFAQVDAVLNDQLDMGFVRVSRVPSTLEMKTVFTDTFSLVLPERYPMLTREFDGMQRFANEDFILFSQAYSPLYYETIMSICQDAGFAPKISHKSVHAHTIFKLVENHMGIAIVPTSLQNGFQMRVKFVELKDIPQRAELSVIWKKEHTNPVLKNCMELLLEDKF from the coding sequence ATGAGTAATCAAATAGAATTACGTCATTTAACCTACTTTCTAGCGGTAGCGCAAGAACTGCACTTTAGAAAGGCTGCGGAGAAGTTGTTTATTTCTCAACCGGGACTCAGTAGACAGATAAAGCAGATGGAAGAGATTCTAGAAACTCAACTGTTTGAGCGAAATAAGAAAAAAGTTGCTTTAACTCCTGCAGGGCACTATTTAAAAATGGAGGTGGAATATATTTTTAATCATCTTGAAAAAGTTGAGCGCCAATTGAAATTGGTGGGCGATGGTAGTAGCGGCGAGTTGCGAATCGGATTTTTAGGTTCGGCTATGCAGCAAGTGATTCCAGAATTATTATTGGGAATAAAAGAGAAATATCCGAAGGTGAAAACATCTTTAGAAGAGCTATCAAATTTTGCCCAAGTAGATGCAGTATTAAATGATCAATTAGATATGGGTTTTGTACGTGTGTCTAGAGTACCGAGTACCTTAGAAATGAAAACGGTTTTTACCGATACCTTTTCTTTAGTGCTACCAGAAAGATACCCGATGCTGACAAGGGAGTTTGACGGAATGCAGCGATTTGCGAATGAAGATTTTATTTTATTCAGTCAGGCATATAGTCCGCTGTATTATGAAACGATCATGAGTATTTGTCAAGATGCAGGTTTTGCACCTAAAATCTCACATAAATCTGTTCATGCACATACCATATTTAAGTTGGTAGAAAATCATATGGGTATTGCCATTGTGCCTACATCATTGCAAAACGGATTTCAAATGCGAGTGAAGTTTGTGGAGTTAAAAGATATACCCCAGCGAGCAGAATTATCTGTTATTTGGAAAAAGGAACATACCAACCCTGTTCTCAAGAATTGTATGGAGTTGTTGTTAGAGGATAAGTTTTAA